The genomic stretch CGGTGGTCGAATTCGGGCAGGCGCCGCAGCGCCCTGCCCGCAAAGCCCGATCAGGACTCTTTCTTGGCCTTCAGGACCTGCCGGCCCTTGTACATGCCGGTCTTGAGGTCGAGGTGGTGCGGACGGCGCAATTCGCCGGAATCCTTGTCCTCGGCATAGGTCGGCTTCTTGAGCGCATCCGCCGAGCGGCGCATGCCACGACGCGACGGCGAGGTTTTTCTTCTGGGAACGGCCATAACGGTCCTCTAGGGGTGTTGTCGGAGGGCATCGTCCGGGTGCGGACGCCCGGCGCTTATCCCGCGCGGGCTGAAATGCCGATAAGGCCGCGCTTATAGAGGATGGGGTGGCGTAAAGCTAGGCCGGGTTGCGGTTAAAACGGCCAAAAATTGGCTCAAAAAGCACGATTTTCGCTCCAGCATCGCTGAACCGCATTCGCCCGCGCCATATAGGTCCCGGCCAGGCGCCGCACGCCGGGGCCGGGATTGCGGGCGCTGCGCTTGACCGGATTGGGCAGGATGGCCGCCAGCAGGGCCGCCTCGCGCGGTGAAAGCGTCGCGGCGGAATGGCCGAAGGCGTAAATCGAGCCGGCTTCGGCGCCGAACTGCCCGGAGGGCCCGAGTTCGGCGATATTGAGATAGATCTCGAGAACCCGCTGCTTCGGCAGCACGAGGTCAATCCATAGCGCCAGCGGCAGCTCCAGCGCCTTGCGGACCACGCTGCGGCCCGGCCACAGGAACAGGTTCTTGGCCACCTGCTGGGTGATGGTCGAGCCGCCGCGCGCCACATCGCCATCCTCGGCGTCGTCGATCACTTCGCGCAGCGCGCCCCAATCGACCCCGCGATGGCTGCAGAATCTGGCGTCTTCGGAGCCGACCACCGAACGCGGCAGCGCCGACGAAATCGCATGGAAATCGGTCCATGGCCGCATCACCTGGGCGCCCCTCAGCCAGCGCCAGGCCATCAGCGTGGAGACCGGATGGCCGGTGCGATAGAGCGGCGTCAGCAGATAGGGCAGCAGCAGCACGACCAGCAAAATCAGCAAAAGAATTCGGACCAAGCGCAA from Bradyrhizobium sp. Ash2021 encodes the following:
- the mtgA gene encoding monofunctional biosynthetic peptidoglycan transglycosylase, encoding MRLVRILLLILLVVLLLPYLLTPLYRTGHPVSTLMAWRWLRGAQVMRPWTDFHAISSALPRSVVGSEDARFCSHRGVDWGALREVIDDAEDGDVARGGSTITQQVAKNLFLWPGRSVVRKALELPLALWIDLVLPKQRVLEIYLNIAELGPSGQFGAEAGSIYAFGHSAATLSPREAALLAAILPNPVKRSARNPGPGVRRLAGTYMARANAVQRCWSENRAF
- the rpmF gene encoding 50S ribosomal protein L32, coding for MAVPRRKTSPSRRGMRRSADALKKPTYAEDKDSGELRRPHHLDLKTGMYKGRQVLKAKKES